The following proteins come from a genomic window of Novosphingobium sp. P6W:
- a CDS encoding thiamine pyrophosphate-dependent enzyme: protein MTTVAEVIVKTLEAAGVRRCYGIPGDTLNHVTDAIRTSSIRWVHVRHEEAAGFAAGAEAMLTGELAACAGSCGPGGLHFINGLFESHRNRAPVVLIASQIVRDELGFDFPQEVDFKSVYASCTVFCEEIRTPAQARRMTAMAAQAALAKRGVAVLIVPADVSSAKAPAEPDFAVHRAQPVVRPSDAELDSLANALNSGKKVAIYGGSGCEHAHDAVVALAARLRAPVARTSRAKDFLEHDNPYDVGMTGIFGSESGYHALMACDVLLLLGCDFAWRQFYPEKATILQVDLDGSHLGRRHPVDIGVIGDIAPTLEALLPRIAQREDGAFLDECLKHHRKAEEAQAKHATVGKGGAIHPQYLTETISRHAAPDAIFTADGGSPMVWCLRHIASTGRNRTVVSLSHGTMANAMPQALGAKAAFPDRQAISLSGDGGIAMLLGDLLTAVQEKLPIKVAVYNNGALDFVEIEQKVEGLLDAYTDLVNPDFARVAEAIGFRAQRVEKAEDLDAAVQAWLAEPGPALLDVVTDRFELVTPPSVKPGQVAGMALYSAKAVLGGRGGDVLGMVRNLLS, encoded by the coding sequence ATGACGACCGTTGCCGAGGTTATCGTGAAAACTCTCGAAGCGGCGGGCGTGCGCCGTTGCTATGGTATTCCGGGCGACACGCTCAACCATGTCACCGATGCGATCCGCACCAGCTCGATCCGCTGGGTGCACGTTCGCCACGAAGAGGCCGCCGGCTTTGCGGCGGGCGCAGAAGCCATGCTGACGGGCGAACTGGCCGCATGTGCGGGATCGTGCGGGCCGGGCGGCCTGCACTTCATCAACGGCCTGTTTGAATCGCACCGCAACCGCGCGCCGGTCGTCCTGATCGCCAGCCAGATCGTCCGCGACGAACTGGGGTTCGATTTCCCGCAAGAAGTGGATTTCAAATCGGTCTATGCCTCCTGCACCGTCTTCTGCGAGGAGATCCGCACGCCTGCGCAGGCCCGGCGGATGACGGCGATGGCCGCGCAGGCCGCACTGGCGAAACGCGGTGTCGCGGTGCTTATCGTCCCGGCAGACGTGTCGAGCGCCAAGGCTCCGGCTGAGCCTGATTTCGCCGTCCACCGCGCCCAGCCGGTGGTGCGCCCGTCCGATGCGGAACTCGACAGCCTGGCAAACGCCCTTAACAGCGGCAAGAAGGTGGCGATCTATGGCGGGTCAGGCTGCGAGCATGCGCATGACGCGGTCGTGGCGCTGGCAGCCCGGCTGCGCGCGCCGGTCGCGCGCACCTCGCGAGCCAAGGATTTTCTTGAGCATGACAACCCTTACGACGTCGGCATGACCGGGATATTCGGCAGCGAGTCCGGCTATCACGCGCTGATGGCGTGCGACGTGCTGCTGCTGCTCGGCTGCGACTTCGCCTGGCGGCAGTTCTACCCTGAAAAGGCGACCATCCTGCAGGTCGATCTGGACGGTTCGCATCTGGGGCGCCGCCATCCGGTCGACATCGGCGTAATCGGCGATATCGCGCCGACTCTCGAAGCGCTGCTGCCAAGGATCGCGCAGCGCGAGGACGGAGCTTTCCTCGACGAATGCCTCAAGCACCATCGCAAGGCCGAGGAGGCGCAGGCAAAGCATGCCACAGTCGGCAAGGGCGGCGCGATCCATCCGCAATACCTGACGGAGACGATCTCGCGTCATGCTGCGCCGGACGCGATCTTCACGGCGGATGGCGGCTCGCCGATGGTCTGGTGCCTGCGGCATATCGCCTCGACCGGGCGCAACCGCACCGTCGTCAGCCTCAGTCACGGGACGATGGCCAATGCCATGCCGCAGGCGTTGGGGGCAAAGGCTGCGTTCCCGGATCGGCAGGCGATTTCGCTCTCAGGCGACGGCGGCATCGCGATGCTGCTGGGCGACCTGCTGACGGCAGTGCAGGAGAAGCTGCCGATCAAGGTCGCCGTCTATAACAACGGCGCGCTGGACTTCGTGGAGATCGAGCAGAAGGTCGAAGGCCTGCTCGATGCCTATACCGACCTGGTCAATCCCGATTTCGCGCGGGTGGCCGAGGCGATCGGCTTTCGCGCGCAGCGTGTCGAAAAGGCCGAGGACCTCGATGCGGCGGTGCAGGCCTGGCTGGCCGAACCGGGGCCGGCGCTGCTCGATGTCGTCACTGACAGGTTTGAACTGGTGACGCCGCCCAGCGTGAAACCCGGCCAGGTTGCCGGCATGGCCCTTTATTCTGCCAAGGCGGTGCTGGGCGGGCGCGGCGGCGATGTGCTGGGCATGGTGCGGAACCTGCTGTCGTGA
- a CDS encoding FMN-binding glutamate synthase family protein produces the protein MKARATIADALLRDQALARNCLLLAGFVGTIAAAWTGFSHPRAWWLLVLFVPLLVAATVDLFQTHHSLRRNYPASARFRWFFEWLRPFLRSYIVESDLDGRPFNHDERALVYARAKGDVSTHPFGTELDVYSEEYEWLAHSIAPSRHAEKYTRVTVGTDQCSKPYQAARLNISAMSFGALGANAIEALNLGAKIGGFYHDTGEGGLSPYHLKHGGDVVWEIGSGYFGCRDRQGNFDPAHFRERAANDTVVMTEIKLSQGAKPGHGGLLPGSKVTAEIAKIRDIPQGEDCLSPPFHTAFSTPRELLEFAANMRELSGGKPVGIKLCVGYPHELFAVVKAMLTTGILVDFIVIDGAEGGTGAAPTELSDRVGMPLREGLILARNALVGTNLKGKVKLAASGKVNSGAAIAMNAALGADWCNAARPFMFSLGCVQSMRCHTDTCPTGVATQSAARQRGLVVPEKAERVARFQKATLDALHDIVVACGLTSPDGFTPDGLRQRVNAAEMRSIDEVYPFVEPGELIDGARDARLAAWWRAADPESFARRS, from the coding sequence GTGAAGGCGCGCGCTACCATCGCGGACGCGCTGCTGCGGGATCAGGCGCTGGCTCGCAACTGCCTTTTGCTGGCGGGTTTCGTGGGAACGATCGCCGCCGCGTGGACAGGTTTCAGCCACCCGCGCGCGTGGTGGCTGCTGGTGCTGTTCGTGCCGCTCCTGGTCGCCGCGACCGTCGATCTTTTTCAGACGCACCATTCGCTGCGCCGCAACTATCCGGCATCGGCCCGTTTCCGCTGGTTCTTCGAATGGCTGCGGCCGTTCCTGCGTTCCTACATCGTGGAAAGCGATCTGGATGGACGGCCCTTCAACCATGACGAGCGCGCGCTGGTCTATGCGCGCGCCAAGGGTGATGTCTCCACCCACCCGTTCGGCACCGAACTCGACGTCTATTCCGAAGAATACGAATGGCTCGCGCATTCGATCGCCCCTTCGCGCCATGCCGAAAAATATACCCGCGTGACGGTGGGCACCGATCAATGCAGCAAGCCCTATCAGGCCGCACGCCTGAATATCTCCGCGATGAGCTTCGGGGCCCTTGGCGCCAATGCGATCGAGGCGCTCAACCTGGGCGCTAAGATCGGTGGGTTCTATCATGATACGGGCGAGGGCGGCCTGTCGCCCTATCACCTGAAGCATGGCGGCGATGTCGTCTGGGAAATCGGATCGGGCTATTTCGGGTGCCGCGATCGCCAAGGCAACTTCGACCCCGCCCATTTTCGCGAGCGCGCCGCCAACGACACGGTGGTGATGACCGAAATCAAGCTGAGCCAAGGCGCCAAGCCCGGACACGGCGGGCTGCTGCCCGGCTCCAAGGTGACGGCCGAAATCGCGAAGATCCGGGATATTCCGCAAGGCGAGGACTGCCTTTCGCCGCCCTTTCATACGGCGTTTTCCACGCCGCGCGAGCTGCTCGAATTCGCCGCGAACATGCGGGAGTTGTCCGGCGGCAAGCCGGTGGGCATCAAGCTGTGCGTAGGCTATCCTCATGAACTGTTCGCTGTCGTCAAGGCCATGCTCACAACCGGCATTCTCGTCGATTTCATCGTTATCGACGGCGCGGAAGGCGGCACCGGTGCCGCGCCGACCGAACTGTCCGACCGGGTCGGCATGCCGCTGCGCGAAGGGCTGATCCTGGCGCGCAATGCCCTTGTCGGAACGAACCTAAAGGGCAAGGTCAAGCTAGCCGCATCGGGCAAGGTCAATTCCGGGGCTGCAATCGCGATGAACGCCGCGCTTGGCGCCGACTGGTGTAACGCGGCGCGTCCTTTCATGTTCTCGCTGGGGTGCGTACAGTCCATGCGCTGCCATACTGATACCTGCCCCACCGGCGTTGCCACTCAATCCGCGGCACGGCAACGCGGGCTGGTCGTGCCGGAAAAGGCAGAGCGGGTGGCCCGGTTTCAGAAAGCCACGCTCGATGCGCTGCACGATATCGTGGTCGCCTGCGGCCTGACATCGCCCGATGGGTTCACCCCCGATGGCCTGCGCCAGCGGGTCAACGCCGCCGAAATGCGCTCCATCGACGAGGTCTATCCCTTCGTCGAACCCGGTGAATTGATCGACGGCGCCCGAGACGCACGCCTCGCCGCCTGGTGGCGCGCGGCCGATCCTGAGAGTTTCGCGAGGCGTTCGTAA
- a CDS encoding FecR domain-containing protein: MSIFNDKQRRKRRIAREAATWLARHDSGTIDEERFHAWRGASPEHAIAFARALAVWREAQSKADADIPLPFQSRFTRRRAAAAIGGMGMAGLLTAGAFTSRAYAWDSSHSGVGECKRLILPDGSRAMLNTDSEMQWRFSDDERSLWIVRGEVGLELVPGIPARIHGLDRMASLSQGRFNVRLEGTAMDVTVLSGKASAAPISTPAVITGQPAPTPVAIASPSEGLLLSAVAPSVRKASPQRLAATIAWQQGEIVFDNEPLQTAVREYNRYLADKIVIADPDLTGIPVGGRFTSTDPADFLSALELGLGLRATRSNGGYVLTR, translated from the coding sequence ATGAGCATCTTCAACGACAAACAGCGCCGCAAGCGCAGAATCGCACGCGAGGCCGCGACATGGCTGGCGCGTCACGATTCCGGCACCATCGACGAAGAACGCTTCCACGCATGGCGCGGGGCCTCGCCCGAGCACGCGATCGCTTTCGCTCGCGCGCTGGCCGTATGGCGCGAAGCGCAATCGAAGGCTGACGCCGATATCCCCCTTCCTTTTCAATCCCGCTTCACGCGGAGGCGCGCAGCCGCGGCCATCGGCGGGATGGGCATGGCCGGCCTGTTGACCGCCGGCGCCTTCACGTCGCGCGCTTATGCCTGGGATAGCAGCCATTCAGGCGTAGGCGAATGCAAGCGCCTGATCCTGCCCGACGGCAGCCGCGCCATGCTCAATACCGACAGCGAGATGCAATGGCGCTTCTCGGACGACGAGCGGTCGCTGTGGATCGTGCGCGGCGAAGTGGGGCTGGAACTGGTGCCCGGCATTCCGGCCCGCATCCATGGCCTCGATCGGATGGCCTCGCTGTCGCAGGGGCGGTTCAATGTTCGCCTTGAAGGTACGGCGATGGACGTGACGGTACTGTCCGGCAAGGCTTCCGCCGCCCCCATTTCCACGCCTGCCGTGATTACCGGACAGCCGGCACCCACCCCCGTCGCCATCGCTTCTCCCAGCGAGGGACTGCTGCTTTCCGCCGTCGCTCCTTCGGTGCGCAAGGCCAGCCCGCAGCGCCTCGCCGCGACCATCGCCTGGCAGCAGGGCGAAATCGTGTTCGACAACGAACCGCTGCAAACCGCCGTGCGCGAATATAACCGTTATCTCGCCGACAAGATCGTCATCGCCGACCCCGACCTTACCGGCATCCCGGTAGGCGGACGCTTCACATCGACCGACCCGGCGGACTTTCTTTCGGCGCTGGAACTGGGGCTGGGCCTGCGCGCAACACGCAGCAACGGCGGCTACGTGCTGACCCGCTGA
- a CDS encoding ABC-F family ATP-binding cassette domain-containing protein, translated as MSASITTSDLGWSTPEGRLVFSSLDLAFKAERVGIVGRNGVGKTSLLELLAGTREPSFGKVVVRGTLAVLRQIVQVGPDETIADLFGVTDDLAVLRRAETGEAGLDELADADWTLEARVASALARVGLDAAADSLLVSLSGGQRTRAAMAAVVLAEPDFLLLDEPSNNLDREGRAALLELLGSWRAGAIIVSHDRELLETMDAIVEMTSLGATRYGGNWSDYRAQKAVELEAAHRDLDVAQRQLSEIERKVQVAAERKQRRDGAGSRKAARGGMPRILAGARKNNAENSSGENARLAQRQRAEASAAAILAREQIEMLETMAVSLAPTGLPPGKVVLSLQGVTAGYDPALAVLRDLSLTITGPERVAITGPNGSGKTTLLRLIAGVSQPWSGTVNWAARFAMLDQTAGILDPELSIAENYHALNPGTDDFTCRSALAKFQFRADAALQQVGTLSGGQMLRAGLACILGSPAPPQLLILDEPTNHLDLDSIAAIEAGLSAFDGAMLVVSHDEAFLEAIAISRRIDLAPLAPR; from the coding sequence ATGTCCGCTTCCATCACGACGTCCGACCTTGGCTGGTCGACACCCGAAGGCCGGCTGGTCTTCTCCTCTCTCGATCTCGCCTTCAAAGCGGAACGCGTCGGCATTGTCGGCCGCAACGGTGTCGGCAAGACCAGCTTGCTTGAACTGCTGGCCGGCACGCGCGAACCTAGCTTCGGGAAAGTCGTCGTTCGCGGGACCCTCGCCGTGCTGCGCCAGATCGTGCAGGTCGGCCCCGACGAAACCATTGCCGACCTTTTCGGCGTCACTGACGATCTTGCGGTTCTGCGCAGGGCGGAAACCGGCGAGGCGGGGCTGGACGAACTGGCCGATGCGGACTGGACGCTGGAGGCGCGCGTAGCCTCCGCGCTGGCGCGGGTCGGCCTGGACGCGGCCGCCGATAGCCTGCTGGTCTCGCTTTCGGGCGGCCAGCGAACGCGCGCGGCCATGGCCGCAGTCGTGCTGGCCGAGCCGGACTTTCTGTTGCTCGATGAACCCTCCAACAATCTCGACCGTGAGGGGCGTGCCGCGCTGCTCGAACTGCTCGGTTCCTGGCGTGCCGGCGCGATCATCGTCAGCCATGACCGCGAACTGCTGGAGACGATGGATGCGATCGTCGAAATGACCTCGCTTGGTGCCACGCGCTACGGCGGTAACTGGAGCGATTACCGCGCGCAGAAAGCTGTCGAGTTGGAGGCAGCGCACCGTGATCTGGACGTGGCGCAGCGGCAACTGAGCGAGATAGAACGCAAAGTGCAGGTTGCCGCCGAGCGCAAGCAGCGCCGTGACGGGGCAGGCAGTCGCAAGGCCGCGCGGGGCGGTATGCCGCGCATCCTGGCCGGTGCTCGCAAGAACAACGCCGAGAACAGCAGCGGCGAGAATGCCCGGCTTGCCCAGCGCCAGCGCGCCGAGGCCTCTGCGGCGGCCATTCTGGCGAGAGAGCAGATCGAAATGCTGGAGACGATGGCCGTCTCGCTCGCGCCGACCGGGCTGCCGCCTGGTAAGGTCGTCCTCAGCCTGCAGGGGGTCACGGCCGGCTACGATCCGGCATTAGCCGTGCTGCGCGATCTATCGCTGACGATCACGGGGCCGGAACGCGTGGCCATCACCGGGCCGAACGGATCGGGCAAAACGACATTGCTGAGGCTGATCGCCGGGGTATCCCAGCCTTGGTCCGGCACGGTCAACTGGGCTGCCCGCTTTGCGATGCTCGATCAGACGGCAGGCATTCTCGACCCCGAACTATCGATCGCGGAAAATTATCACGCCCTCAATCCCGGCACCGACGATTTCACCTGCCGCTCGGCCCTGGCGAAGTTCCAGTTCAGGGCGGACGCCGCGCTGCAGCAGGTCGGCACCCTGAGCGGCGGCCAAATGCTGCGGGCCGGCCTTGCCTGCATCCTGGGCAGCCCGGCGCCGCCGCAACTGCTTATCCTCGACGAGCCGACCAACCATCTCGATCTCGATTCCATCGCCGCAATCGAAGCGGGGCTCTCTGCATTCGACGGCGCCATGCTGGTGGTCAGCCATGACGAGGCGTTTCTGGAAGCCATCGCGATATCGCGGCGTATCGATCTTGCACCGTTGGCCCCCCGGTGA
- a CDS encoding alpha/beta hydrolase — MPVPIARGRSRRLALGAAIVVALGLGVAASLTSPPGLLSFLDGIMGGGIGAEKSGSGIAFGTHGQKLDVWRPARTDGRPLPVLVFWYGGGWVKGSRGAYAFAGRAFARQGFLVVVPDYRKVPDVRFPAFLVDGAQAVRWTRDHARDFGGDPGRIAIGGHSAGAYTAAMLALDPQWLRDEGVATGTIKAAVGLCGPYDFYPFTAKRAIDAMKGARDPQATQPIHFARADAPPMLLVSAGNDVEVGAHNANNLMARLHALGGRAVHIDYPGLSHEDVIMAVSVPFRSKGPVLADSVRFLRENMARSSWKEPIE; from the coding sequence ATGCCGGTCCCGATCGCGAGGGGACGCAGCCGCCGACTGGCCCTTGGCGCGGCGATTGTTGTCGCCCTTGGGCTCGGTGTGGCCGCCAGCCTCACGTCGCCTCCCGGACTGCTGAGCTTTCTCGACGGCATCATGGGCGGCGGCATCGGCGCCGAGAAGTCCGGCAGCGGTATTGCGTTCGGAACGCACGGTCAGAAACTTGACGTCTGGCGGCCTGCCCGCACGGATGGCCGGCCCCTGCCGGTTTTGGTTTTCTGGTACGGCGGCGGCTGGGTGAAGGGATCGCGCGGCGCTTATGCCTTCGCTGGCAGAGCCTTTGCCCGGCAGGGCTTCCTCGTCGTCGTGCCTGACTACCGCAAGGTGCCGGACGTCAGGTTTCCAGCCTTTCTCGTTGACGGAGCGCAGGCGGTGCGATGGACGCGCGATCACGCGCGCGATTTCGGCGGCGATCCCGGCCGCATCGCGATCGGGGGGCATTCCGCCGGAGCCTACACCGCCGCGATGCTGGCACTCGACCCGCAGTGGTTGCGCGACGAAGGCGTGGCGACCGGCACCATCAAGGCAGCGGTCGGTCTATGCGGGCCCTATGATTTCTATCCCTTCACCGCCAAACGCGCGATTGACGCCATGAAGGGCGCCCGCGATCCGCAGGCGACGCAGCCAATCCACTTCGCACGCGCCGATGCGCCGCCGATGCTGCTTGTCTCTGCCGGAAACGATGTAGAGGTCGGAGCCCACAATGCCAATAATCTGATGGCGCGATTGCACGCCTTGGGAGGGCGCGCCGTGCATATCGACTACCCCGGACTGAGCCACGAGGATGTTATCATGGCCGTCTCCGTTCCGTTCAGGAGCAAGGGGCCTGTTCTTGCCGACAGCGTGAGATTTCTGCGCGAAAATATGGCGCGCTCCTCGTGGAAGGAGCCGATTGAATAA
- a CDS encoding RNA polymerase sigma factor, giving the protein MSIVRPIDIWFADHIFPHEQRFHAAALRISGSRDEAEELVQEAFARLFELEGWAAIEDPRAYVVRMLRHIAIERLRRRRIVDFRQFADTDHLTLADDAPDQHRIAAGRERLRRVSDLIARLPERCRTVFVRRRIQGESSQEIARDLGISQSTYEKRLARAIELLSRSWQGDEDALLSPDTEAEIARRSGGR; this is encoded by the coding sequence GTGTCTATCGTTCGTCCCATCGACATCTGGTTTGCGGACCATATCTTTCCGCATGAACAGCGTTTCCACGCTGCCGCGCTGCGCATCTCGGGGTCGCGTGACGAGGCCGAGGAACTGGTGCAGGAAGCCTTCGCTCGCCTTTTCGAACTGGAAGGTTGGGCGGCAATCGAGGACCCGCGCGCCTATGTCGTGCGAATGCTGCGCCACATCGCGATCGAGCGCCTGCGCCGCCGCCGGATCGTCGACTTCCGCCAGTTTGCCGATACGGATCACCTGACACTTGCAGACGACGCTCCCGACCAGCACCGCATCGCTGCCGGACGCGAACGGCTGCGGCGCGTATCCGATCTGATCGCACGATTGCCCGAGCGGTGCCGCACCGTGTTCGTCAGGCGGCGCATCCAGGGCGAATCCTCGCAGGAGATCGCGCGCGATCTCGGCATCAGCCAGTCGACTTATGAAAAACGCCTAGCCCGCGCGATCGAACTGCTTTCGCGCAGTTGGCAAGGGGACGAAGATGCCCTGCTCTCACCCGATACGGAGGCTGAAATCGCGCGCCGGAGTGGCGGCAGGTAA